The Acipenser ruthenus chromosome 54, fAciRut3.2 maternal haplotype, whole genome shotgun sequence DNA window CGCTTTCTTAGGAGACTTCTTGGGAGTCGCTGCTTTCTTTGCCGAAACCTTTTTCGTTGTTTTCTTGACAACCGCTTTCTTTGCCGCTGGTTTCTTGGGACCTGCTGCCTTCTTCTTGGCCGCCTTCTCCTTGGCTTCAGTCGCCTTTTTGTTGAGCTTGAAGGAGCCCGAGGCGCCGGTGCCCTTGGTCTGTAGCAGGGTCTCCTTGGTCACCAGGCTCTTGAGGGCTCTATTGACGAGGGAGTTGTTCTTCTCCACATCGTAGCCGCCGGCCTGCAGGATCTTCTTGAGCGCCGCCACGGACAGCCCGCTGCGCTCCTTGGAGGCAGACACAGCCTTGACGATGAGCTCCGACACGCTGGGACACGATTTCTTGGGCTTTGCTGCGGTCTTCTTCTTGGGAGCTTTCGCCGGAACAGGCGCGACTGGTGCGGGAGCAGTTTCTGCCATTTCTAGGATTTTGAACAAAGACAAAACTATCTAATATACAAGCGAAACGCGAAACTCTTGTGTCTGTCAGAGAATGTGAGCGGAAAGGCGGAGAGCGGAACTTATCCACACGATGAGAACCGTGTAGACTCCACGTATCCCAGGCAACACACTCATTCTGAAACgttctgtcttgtgttttctacCCGCACAAAAGATACAATTTAATAGTGAAATGCGAACTAATATACACAAACACCCGATGGTATCAAAAGGGAAGGGTTTTGTTTACAATATAGCTCATTCCTTAACCAggagttttatttcatttttaactgaGATGACGAAAACCTCACTGCGCTTCAGCGAAACACATCAGTTCGCTCAGTACCTCGCTATatgtttttcaaattaaatggTGAAATCACTGTTTATAGTAACTGCGTACTTTGTTTCAAATCCCGGAAGGCTAGTCAAAGTCAAATGAATAAGTTTGAAACGTGAGGTTtgtaaaactggacatttaatcGCCTTTATGTCGGGTGCGGTTAACACACTTCAGCTCCGTGATAATATCCAGGGCATCACTAAGCCCGCTATCCGCCGTctggctcgccgcggaggagtgaagcgaattTCCGGGCTCGCATTCTGTACGGATTCGGAGGTTAAGGATTTTCATCGGCTACAtttgaacacaaaggctcttttcagagccgcccacaattttttttaaagagttaaaCCTTATTTTGCCTTGTTAAACATTTTATTACACAGTTGGTACGTGTTATTTAGGCATTTTAACTTCTATAATTACGtttcaaaacatgttttcaatacCCACCGGGCAAATGTCCTCCCATTTCATACAGCTTCTgttgtaatacaaaaatacacgCACTAAAGACCGAGTTTAAAATAGATCAAACTACTACTGatccttttgttttataaatacatttcaaaatgtataatATCAAAAGAAATCCGACCAAAGAGAACTGCGCCTTGAGACAGTATAGGATTTTTAAATTATCCttaaattgaaaaaagaaaaatgcgaAATGTGTAACTTGcacctttgctaaaatgaatatcTGCTTAATACTTGTATAATGATAATGAATATGTTTgtgcttttcattattatttattattgcttacTTGGAGCCACTAATAAGTTAATGTCGCTATTTATATTATGTTAATATTAAATCGCACTCTCGCAATCAAATCCGTCACGTTGCACCGCTGTTCAGTGAGTTCTATTCACAGGTAGTGTAGTGAGCAGCCGATCAGTATTACTTCTTTGCTGTTTAGACAATGTTAagctttttattacattattttataatttttgaaTAAAACGTAATTTTTCAACATGAAAACATTGCCTGTgcagttaattatttattttgccacGACAGTGTTATACATACAATTTTGTTAAGACATTGTTTCCGATAGCGTTGCTTCTTCTACACAGAATAAAACCAGCCACTCCAGCTAATAAATGTAGAATGAATACATTGCTCAACACCGTTTTGGTGATTGATTAACTTTCCTTTCCAGCAAAAAACTCCTGTGACGGAAACGGAAGTTGGGGTGTAAATTTTTATGGTGACAACTATTGTATACAACACCAGCAGTCTCCAGTCGTCggacatgtttacatttttaaatgttccattttaagCTCCCAGTgcgagaaaacaaacaaacaaacagtacatgATCTTAATCCTAATAAAGAAACGAAGTGGTAGGTATTAATATTTACAATTATTTGATCCACCCCTCAACTTCCTTTTAACTTAGCATTAACACACATCCAATGTAATTTTACAAGCATCACAACAGTGTTCAAGGAGCATTGTAAAACCTCTCCTAGAAGAGAGAATAGCAGAAACAATCCAGGAATATCGATCTTTTACAGCTCAATAGGTGCGTTATTCACAGGGGCACTACAATCTGAGCAAAACAGTTGGTTGTAAATGATTTGCCCGTGACCTAACTTATACATCTCTGTACCCATCAGTTTACTTTTCCAACGTACCTCATGGTGGAATGACACTATTGgaagatggtacgacggggatctaaaggacacagttcagtAACATCAaaatattacacacaaaagacaacattcctctgcccagtaGAGCAACCCGCCAAGAAacggtgttaaaaccaagcctcgcccaggacaactggaagctgctagagactgggaaatgctggcagatgtttttccacctgagattggcaccactaaccttcgaccagatattgtcttgtggtctggatcagcatgccttgttcacctggtagagttaacagtgccgtgggaggatgctgtagatgaggcgtatgagaggaagaaactgagGTATGCTCAATtagcctctgaagcggaacagcgaggatggagagtctgggtttaccaagtggaggtgggttgtcaaggatttgtggcacactctacaacccggtttctcagaaacatcggattcagtggccaagagttgcatcacatagtgaagaacttatctgaagcagcagagaagagcagcaactggctgtggttgagacggaaagattccggttggggatctcaagcacaatagaaagaaagaaacgctgatgtacaggtaagtaagctgggttgagttgagagggggacggagggaggtgatgctggggcaccagaatcaccgtcaagccctcttgaagtgtcgtgggctagccgactaaacacagaggatggaaggtgcccacttgaagaccccagagatgtaccctacttagctcaatccagacggttgtcatgctgatgcgctggggagaccgcactgtggttgatccctggagccagcaccgcagccgttgtgtgtgctgatgctctTGGGAGTCAAAATAAACTggtccctggagccagcattacacttcagtcatcagcaccaggcagaagggtatctacatcatcatatggaaggaaacgcaaatggatggagatgcagatggatcacattagtttactgtaaagctatgtcttagttggtgcttatcttggcgagtgCCGAGTTCaaatctactctcatgtaatggaaatcatcatggTGGCAGAGTCTCAACAAGAAGTTGAATAGGAAAATGGATGTAGTTGAGATTCTGCCACAATTACTCGACTCGATGATACAAAGTATAAATGCGAGACTGCATCCGAATGTGAGCTACTAATGTggctttttattataattttattataCTTAAAGTTGTAACCGTGTTTAATATTAGGGAT harbors:
- the LOC117398226 gene encoding histone H1-like, which gives rise to MAETAPAPVAPVPAKAPKKKTAAKPKKSCPSVSELIVKAVSASKERSGLSVAALKKILQAGGYDVEKNNSLVNRALKSLVTKETLLQTKGTGASGSFKLNKKATEAKEKAAKKKAAGPKKPAAKKAVVKKTTKKVSAKKAATPKKSPKKATKPKAVKKAPKSPKKAAAKPKKVVKKSPKKAKAAPKPKRVTKAAKPAAKKAAPKKK